Proteins encoded together in one Pseudoalteromonas xiamenensis window:
- the mlaD gene encoding outer membrane lipid asymmetry maintenance protein MlaD has product MNSRKIEILVGVFVFLGIAAFTMLALKVANAGIGGSNETFGLHAKFDNIGSLKVRAPIKVGGVVIGRVDGIYVDPVEFVPVVNMAIDKQYECKFADTTNVSILTSGILGEQYLGLSPVIASNSSQQACLGNEVKQESDDLDSLFGVESKALKNGDRVTDTKSALVLEELIGQFLFNQGVNNPC; this is encoded by the coding sequence ATGAATTCACGGAAAATTGAAATTTTAGTTGGTGTGTTTGTTTTCTTAGGGATTGCTGCATTTACGATGCTGGCATTAAAAGTAGCAAATGCAGGGATTGGCGGTAGCAACGAAACTTTCGGCCTACACGCGAAGTTTGACAACATCGGCTCTTTGAAAGTGCGTGCGCCAATCAAAGTAGGTGGTGTTGTGATTGGTCGAGTTGATGGGATCTACGTAGATCCGGTTGAATTCGTGCCTGTTGTAAACATGGCTATCGATAAACAGTACGAATGTAAGTTTGCTGACACAACCAATGTATCAATCTTAACGTCAGGTATCCTGGGCGAGCAATATCTAGGGTTGTCGCCTGTGATTGCATCTAATTCGTCCCAACAAGCTTGTTTAGGAAACGAAGTAAAGCAAGAATCGGACGATCTTGATTCGCTGTTTGGTGTTGAAAGCAAGGCGCTTAAAAATGGCGATCGTGTTACAGATACTAAGTCTGCGTTAGTATTAGAAGAGTTGATAGGTCAATTCCTATTTAATCAGGGGGTGAATAACCCATGTTGA
- a CDS encoding MlaC/ttg2D family ABC transporter substrate-binding protein gives MLKRILTMLFVSVCLFSTAHAEVDTKDPFKMVQEVADNTFKRVTAEQPIIVKNKEHLRVIVEEELLPYIDYKYAAYRVLGSYIQKVRAIEDPEEKKRAVENIKTFIEVFKHYLVATYAGVFTQYTNQKVEFSQDRDFAGDDIAIVRTRIVESGKPDISIDFKVRRDKDNEWRAYDMIAEGISLLDAKQTELHGILRQQGIEYVIELLDKKSKLPVQFRGKNSDE, from the coding sequence ATGTTGAAACGAATTTTAACAATGCTGTTTGTTTCAGTGTGTCTGTTTTCTACTGCACATGCTGAAGTAGACACAAAAGATCCATTTAAAATGGTTCAAGAAGTTGCAGACAACACATTTAAACGAGTGACTGCTGAGCAACCAATTATTGTGAAAAACAAAGAGCACCTTCGCGTTATTGTTGAAGAAGAACTTCTACCTTATATTGATTACAAATACGCGGCGTATCGTGTGTTGGGTAGCTACATTCAAAAAGTGCGCGCGATTGAGGATCCTGAAGAGAAAAAGCGAGCGGTTGAAAACATCAAAACGTTCATTGAAGTGTTCAAGCATTACCTTGTTGCGACCTACGCTGGAGTATTTACTCAATACACAAATCAAAAAGTCGAGTTTTCTCAAGATCGCGATTTTGCTGGCGACGACATTGCGATTGTACGTACACGTATTGTGGAATCAGGCAAACCCGACATAAGCATTGATTTCAAAGTGCGCCGAGACAAAGACAATGAGTGGCGAGCGTACGACATGATAGCGGAAGGTATTAGCTTGTTAGACGCGAAGCAAACAGAGCTCCATGGCATTTTACGTCAACAGGGAATTGAGTACGTTATTGAGCTTCTTGACAAGAAAAGTAAATTACCAGTTCAGTTTCGAGGTAAGAACAGCGATGAATGA
- a CDS encoding calcium/sodium antiporter has protein sequence MLTSFAILFLGLAALVWSADRFVFGAAALAKNFGVPSLIIGLTIVAMGSSAPEMMVAAQAALAGKTDTAVGNVVGSNITNVLLVLGATALIRPLAVSSGILRREMPILIIVSLSAWYIFHDNYFSFHEAVVLMIGFVMFIFGLIYITKNNTDNEDPLVSETCDEIPEGVKTSKAVFWLIIGMIMLPVSSGYLVDAAVDIAKYFGMSDLLIGLTIIAIGTSLPELAASIAGAMKNEDDLALGNIIGSNIFNILAVLSIGGLIHPATIDSAVSSRDIYVMLAAALILVVMSLNIKGMRRINRLEGGVLVVAFFAYLYFII, from the coding sequence ATGCTGACTTCTTTTGCAATCCTATTTCTAGGTCTTGCCGCACTTGTTTGGAGTGCTGATCGATTCGTCTTTGGTGCCGCAGCACTTGCCAAAAATTTTGGTGTTCCTTCTTTGATCATTGGCCTGACTATTGTTGCGATGGGTTCATCAGCTCCTGAAATGATGGTAGCAGCTCAAGCTGCACTTGCTGGAAAAACAGATACAGCAGTCGGAAACGTGGTCGGTTCGAATATCACTAACGTTCTTTTAGTCCTCGGTGCTACGGCCTTAATTCGCCCTTTGGCGGTCAGCTCTGGCATTCTGAGACGTGAAATGCCAATTCTAATCATTGTTTCGCTCAGTGCTTGGTACATTTTCCATGATAATTATTTCAGCTTTCACGAAGCGGTCGTGCTTATGATAGGCTTTGTGATGTTTATCTTCGGTCTCATTTACATCACGAAAAACAACACCGACAACGAAGACCCTCTGGTAAGCGAAACGTGTGACGAAATTCCGGAGGGGGTCAAAACCTCTAAAGCGGTATTCTGGCTGATTATTGGTATGATTATGTTGCCGGTAAGTTCTGGATACTTAGTCGATGCGGCTGTGGATATTGCCAAATACTTTGGCATGAGCGATTTACTTATAGGGTTAACAATAATTGCGATTGGCACGAGTTTGCCAGAACTTGCAGCCTCCATCGCTGGTGCAATGAAAAATGAAGACGACCTCGCGCTTGGTAATATTATTGGTTCCAATATTTTTAATATTCTCGCCGTCCTCTCTATTGGTGGTTTGATTCACCCTGCAACCATTGATAGCGCAGTATCCAGCAGAGATATTTACGTCATGCTCGCAGCTGCATTGATTTTAGTCGTAATGAGCCTAAATATAAAAGGCATGCGACGTATAAACCGTTTAGAAGGCGGTGTATTGGTTGTTGCGTTTTTCGCATATCTTTATTTTATTATTTAG
- the rplM gene encoding 50S ribosomal protein L13, with amino-acid sequence MKTFVAKPETVKRDWYVVDAEGKTLGRIATEIARRLRGKHKAEYTPHVDTGDYIIVINAEKVTVTGNKFEDKMYYAHSGYPGGLKSVNFAKLQAAKPEMIIEKAVKGMLPRGPLGREMFRKLKVYAGSTHNHAAQQPQVLDI; translated from the coding sequence ATGAAAACGTTTGTTGCTAAACCAGAAACAGTAAAACGTGACTGGTACGTAGTTGACGCTGAAGGTAAAACTTTAGGTCGTATTGCTACTGAAATCGCTCGTCGCCTTCGCGGTAAGCATAAAGCTGAGTACACTCCACACGTAGATACTGGTGATTACATCATCGTTATCAACGCTGAGAAAGTTACTGTAACAGGTAATAAATTCGAAGACAAAATGTACTACGCTCACTCTGGTTACCCAGGTGGCCTTAAGTCTGTAAACTTCGCTAAGCTTCAAGCTGCAAAGCCTGAAATGATTATCGAAAAAGCAGTTAAAGGTATGTTACCACGTGGTCCTTTGGGTCGTGAAATGTTCCGTAAACTTAAAGTTTACGCAGGTAGCACTCACAACCACGCTGCGCAGCAGCCTCAGGTTCTTGACATTTAA
- a CDS encoding trypsin-like peptidase domain-containing protein — MLKFLKFLVPPLFFGLAIAFIIILAVPEMRSSILPNLSIAAKIKASHMSFADGVKKAAPAVVTIFSEGDVTEPRYKRQNKVQELGSGVIMTSDGYILTNYHVVNNADQIVVILTDGRTFTDAQLIGFDPITDLALLKIDAKHLPVIPKDDDFTPEVGDVVLAIGNPLNIGQTITQGIVSATGKQTLTDSPYNSLLQMDAAVNMGNSGGALVNSNGILVGITSAQFRARYNIDIQGISFAVPYALAKEVMAKLIKDGRVIRGYLGFTGKPVDQYGIEITDRYTPVFGILINNLDPLGPAWQAGMKDNDIIVKMAGKSVTTPQDALHLIGNTRPGTKLKFEIYRDGAYQEVEVEVAELETRI; from the coding sequence GTGCTTAAATTCTTAAAGTTTCTTGTACCCCCGTTGTTTTTCGGACTTGCGATTGCATTTATCATTATTTTAGCGGTCCCTGAAATGCGTTCGAGCATTTTGCCCAACCTGTCTATCGCAGCGAAAATCAAAGCCAGTCATATGAGTTTTGCTGATGGGGTGAAAAAAGCGGCTCCTGCTGTTGTGACAATTTTCTCAGAAGGGGATGTCACCGAGCCTCGCTATAAAAGACAGAACAAGGTTCAAGAATTAGGTTCTGGCGTTATTATGACCTCTGATGGTTATATTCTAACCAATTATCACGTAGTGAATAATGCAGACCAAATCGTGGTTATTTTAACGGATGGGCGTACCTTTACAGATGCACAGCTCATTGGATTCGATCCTATCACTGATCTTGCGCTATTAAAGATAGACGCGAAACATTTACCCGTAATCCCTAAAGACGACGATTTTACTCCTGAAGTAGGCGATGTCGTATTAGCAATTGGTAACCCACTTAACATCGGGCAAACAATCACACAAGGCATTGTTTCAGCCACAGGAAAGCAAACTCTTACTGATAGTCCTTATAACAGCTTGTTGCAAATGGACGCTGCTGTAAACATGGGGAATTCGGGGGGTGCCTTAGTTAACTCAAATGGCATTTTAGTCGGTATTACCTCAGCGCAGTTTAGAGCTAGGTATAATATTGATATTCAAGGTATTTCTTTTGCTGTACCTTACGCGCTCGCGAAAGAAGTTATGGCAAAACTAATTAAAGATGGTAGGGTGATCCGTGGCTACTTGGGCTTTACAGGAAAGCCTGTCGATCAGTATGGCATTGAGATAACCGACCGCTACACGCCTGTATTTGGCATTCTGATCAACAACCTAGATCCACTGGGACCAGCTTGGCAAGCGGGTATGAAAGACAACGACATTATTGTGAAGATGGCGGGAAAATCCGTGACAACTCCTCAAGATGCACTTCACCTGATAGGAAATACACGCCCGGGCACAAAATTGAAGTTCGAAATTTATCGTGATGGTGCGTATCAAGAAGTCGAAGTGGAAGTCGCGGAGCTTGAAACTCGCATTTAA
- a CDS encoding ATP-binding cassette domain-containing protein has product MERELSKAIVEVKGLTFSRGDRTIYENMSFTVPKGKITAIMGPSGIGKTTMLRLIGGQLKPDNGDILFEGNSIPAMSRSELYQTRTKMSMLFQSGALFTDMSVFDNVAFPLREHTQLSESLIRLIVLMKLQAVGLRGAQSLMPAELSGGMARRAALARAIALDPELIMYDEPFAGQDPISMGVLVRLIKSLNEVLGLSSLIVTHDVTEVMSIADHIVIIAEQGVIGEGTPEEMLKHESPLVQQFLQGLADGPVPFHFRAEPYEDELLSGSAR; this is encoded by the coding sequence ATGGAGCGCGAGTTGTCTAAAGCTATAGTCGAAGTCAAGGGACTTACTTTTTCGCGCGGTGATCGGACGATTTACGAAAATATGAGCTTCACTGTTCCAAAAGGCAAAATAACAGCGATTATGGGCCCGAGTGGAATAGGTAAAACGACGATGTTGCGGTTAATCGGCGGGCAATTGAAACCGGACAACGGTGACATTCTCTTCGAAGGGAACAGCATCCCAGCAATGTCTCGCTCTGAGCTGTACCAAACTCGTACTAAGATGAGTATGCTTTTCCAAAGTGGCGCGTTGTTTACAGATATGTCGGTTTTCGACAATGTCGCGTTTCCTTTACGTGAACACACTCAACTTAGCGAATCGCTTATCCGATTAATCGTGCTTATGAAATTACAAGCTGTGGGTTTGCGCGGTGCACAATCGTTAATGCCCGCAGAACTTTCTGGTGGTATGGCGAGAAGGGCGGCTTTAGCACGTGCTATCGCGCTTGACCCTGAACTTATTATGTACGATGAGCCCTTTGCCGGCCAAGATCCTATTTCGATGGGCGTGTTAGTTCGTTTAATCAAATCACTTAACGAAGTGTTAGGACTTTCTTCATTAATCGTTACGCACGATGTAACCGAAGTGATGAGTATAGCCGATCACATTGTGATTATTGCGGAACAAGGCGTTATTGGAGAGGGAACACCTGAAGAGATGTTGAAGCATGAATCACCGCTAGTGCAACAGTTTTTGCAAGGTCTTGCAGATGGTCCTGTACCATTTCACTTCCGTGCTGAGCCTTACGAAGATGAATTGCTGTCCGGGAGCGCAAGATGA
- the zapE gene encoding cell division protein ZapE yields MTPWQKYQHDLKRDDFQYDAAQENAVKHLQRLYDDLLAASEYKPTWLDRLLGKDSMPKVKGLYFWGGVGRGKTYLVDTFYESLPTERKLRVHFHRFMHRVHDELKQLHDVTNPLEIVADKFKSETDIICFDEFFVQDITDAMLLGGLMQALFKRGIVLVATSNIIPDELYRNGLQRARFLPAIELVNANTEVVNVDSGIDYRLRTLEQAEIFHSPLDEQADKNLFEYFDKLAPEPGTFDEPIEIEGRLIKTRKVADGVVLFDFSSICETARSQVDYMEISRLYNTVLISNVKQMGQQNDDAARRFIALVDEFYERHVKLIISAAAPIESLYTQGTLSFEFKRCISRLQEMQSLEYLAREHLA; encoded by the coding sequence ATGACGCCTTGGCAAAAATACCAACACGATCTCAAACGCGATGATTTTCAATATGACGCTGCTCAAGAGAATGCGGTAAAGCATTTGCAACGTCTATACGATGACTTGTTGGCCGCAAGTGAGTACAAACCTACGTGGTTGGACCGGCTATTAGGTAAAGATAGCATGCCAAAAGTAAAAGGGCTTTACTTTTGGGGGGGCGTGGGGCGTGGTAAGACCTATTTAGTTGATACGTTTTATGAAAGTTTGCCAACAGAGCGCAAGCTACGAGTTCATTTTCACCGCTTTATGCACCGAGTTCACGATGAATTAAAGCAGCTTCATGATGTAACAAATCCGCTGGAAATCGTTGCGGATAAGTTTAAATCGGAAACGGACATCATCTGTTTTGATGAGTTTTTCGTTCAAGACATCACTGATGCAATGTTACTGGGTGGTTTAATGCAGGCGCTGTTCAAACGCGGAATTGTTCTCGTAGCGACGTCAAATATTATTCCAGATGAGCTATATCGTAATGGCCTTCAGCGCGCACGATTCCTGCCCGCTATCGAGCTTGTGAATGCCAACACCGAAGTCGTGAATGTTGATTCCGGTATAGATTATCGGCTCCGAACTTTAGAACAAGCTGAGATTTTTCATAGTCCATTGGATGAACAGGCTGATAAAAACCTCTTTGAATATTTTGATAAGTTAGCGCCGGAGCCTGGCACATTCGATGAGCCAATTGAAATTGAAGGACGTTTAATCAAAACGCGTAAAGTAGCAGATGGTGTTGTGTTGTTTGATTTTTCTTCAATCTGTGAAACGGCAAGAAGCCAAGTTGATTATATGGAAATTAGTCGCCTATATAACACCGTTTTGATTTCTAATGTGAAACAAATGGGCCAGCAAAATGATGATGCTGCAAGACGTTTTATTGCGTTAGTTGATGAATTTTACGAGCGCCACGTCAAACTGATTATCTCTGCTGCAGCACCGATTGAAAGCCTGTATACACAGGGTACTTTGAGCTTTGAGTTCAAACGTTGCATCAGCCGTTTGCAGGAAATGCAATCGTTAGAGTATTTAGCGAGAGAACACCTCGCATAA
- the mlaE gene encoding lipid asymmetry maintenance ABC transporter permease subunit MlaE: protein MISLFQALGQKTLERFAAIGRATQMLLGALFNVPNVRKGTPLLVRQLYMVGHQSLLIIMVSGLFIGMVLALQGYTVLVDYGAEDSLGPLVALSLLRELGPVVTALLFAGRAGSALTAEIGLMKATEQLSSLEMMAVDPLKRVIAPRFWAGFISMPLLALIFSAVAILGAHLVGVDWLGIDTGSFWSIMQAQVSLEKDILNGLIKSFVFALVVTWIALYKGHDCIPTSEGISKATTETVVHSSLAVLGLDFVLTAVMFSN from the coding sequence ATGATTTCATTGTTTCAAGCGTTAGGCCAAAAAACGTTAGAGCGCTTTGCTGCAATCGGACGTGCAACTCAAATGCTACTTGGCGCGCTTTTTAATGTGCCGAATGTTCGCAAAGGGACGCCGTTGCTGGTTCGTCAACTTTACATGGTTGGCCACCAATCATTGTTAATTATCATGGTGTCAGGCCTCTTTATTGGTATGGTCCTGGCGCTACAAGGTTACACCGTACTCGTTGATTATGGTGCGGAAGACAGTCTAGGTCCTTTAGTTGCGCTTAGTTTGCTGCGAGAATTAGGGCCTGTTGTGACCGCTTTGTTGTTTGCCGGACGAGCAGGCAGTGCATTGACAGCCGAGATAGGCTTGATGAAAGCGACTGAGCAACTCTCAAGTTTAGAGATGATGGCCGTTGATCCCTTGAAACGCGTTATCGCTCCTCGCTTTTGGGCTGGTTTTATCAGTATGCCGTTACTCGCGCTTATCTTTTCAGCCGTGGCAATCCTAGGTGCGCATTTGGTTGGGGTAGATTGGCTAGGTATTGATACAGGTAGTTTTTGGTCAATTATGCAAGCGCAAGTGTCGTTAGAAAAAGACATTTTAAACGGTCTTATTAAGAGTTTTGTATTTGCTTTGGTCGTGACTTGGATAGCACTTTATAAAGGACATGATTGTATCCCAACGTCTGAAGGGATCAGTAAAGCAACAACGGAAACCGTTGTGCATTCATCACTTGCAGTACTCGGTTTAGACTTTGTATTAACCGCAGTGATGTTTTCGAACTAA
- a CDS encoding YhcB family protein, whose product MNTIAWIGLVVIVAAAAFSLGAMFTKKKFKQDELEQQANEAKAELEQFRQDVTDHLDNTRKLVSRMQDNYTQLLNQVEETNQLLLSDKQVVSSDPFFSKETTEQLQASLKKRPERRSDRSNATSQPTDFVEGKSGIFSGNSSENEQIKIS is encoded by the coding sequence ATGAACACAATTGCTTGGATTGGTTTAGTTGTTATTGTTGCCGCAGCGGCTTTCTCGCTTGGCGCAATGTTTACCAAGAAAAAGTTTAAACAGGATGAGCTCGAGCAACAAGCGAACGAAGCAAAAGCAGAGCTAGAACAGTTTCGTCAGGATGTTACGGATCATTTAGATAACACGCGCAAGCTGGTGTCGCGCATGCAAGACAACTACACTCAGTTGTTAAATCAAGTAGAAGAAACAAACCAACTTCTGCTGTCTGACAAGCAAGTCGTCAGCAGCGATCCATTCTTTTCAAAAGAAACAACGGAACAACTGCAAGCTTCCCTTAAAAAACGTCCAGAACGTCGTAGTGATCGCTCAAATGCCACTTCCCAGCCAACCGACTTCGTAGAGGGCAAATCAGGTATTTTTTCAGGAAATAGTTCAGAAAATGAGCAAATAAAAATTTCTTGA
- a CDS encoding Do family serine endopeptidase — translation MKMKLSVLSAALLSATMLLGPVYAEAKLPIAVDGQNLPTLAPMLERVTPGVVSIQVSGAKEVRRRVDPFDFFFGNPQPRSQKRPFSGLGSGVIIDSGEGYIVTNNHVIEDAEKIVVTLQDGREFEAKLVGTDKEADIALLEIDAEDLTEIKLANSDKLRVGDFSVAIGNPFGLSHTVTSGIISALGRSGLNIEGYEDFIQTDAAINQGNSGGALVNLNGELIGINTAILGASGGNVGIGFAIPSNMMKNLVDQIIEYGQVRRGSLGLAGRTLDAGLAKAQGIEVKQGAYVMQVMPEGAANEAGIKAGDVIVSLNGDPIASFEELRGKVATHGEGKTLKMGIHRDGKTKEIDVTLKGQSEKTADAQRIHPALQGATLESGERDGNQGIVVTAVEARSNAARVGLEEGDVIMQVNRQRVTSVREMSSIIDDIKGNVVLGIKRGRDSVFLLIQ, via the coding sequence ATGAAAATGAAATTATCTGTACTTTCGGCAGCACTTCTCTCCGCAACAATGCTGCTAGGCCCAGTTTACGCAGAAGCGAAATTACCTATCGCGGTAGACGGACAAAATCTTCCTACGCTTGCGCCGATGCTTGAACGCGTCACGCCAGGTGTCGTCAGCATCCAAGTCTCTGGGGCGAAAGAAGTGCGCCGTCGTGTTGACCCGTTCGATTTCTTTTTTGGTAATCCACAACCACGAAGCCAAAAGCGACCGTTCAGTGGCTTAGGCTCAGGTGTGATCATTGATTCGGGCGAAGGTTATATCGTGACAAATAATCACGTCATTGAAGACGCAGAGAAAATTGTGGTGACTTTACAAGATGGACGCGAATTCGAGGCTAAATTAGTTGGTACGGACAAAGAGGCTGACATTGCGTTACTTGAAATTGATGCCGAAGACCTTACCGAAATCAAATTAGCCAACTCAGACAAACTGCGTGTCGGTGATTTCTCCGTTGCGATTGGTAACCCATTCGGCCTGAGTCACACCGTAACATCTGGAATTATCAGTGCACTTGGCCGCAGTGGTCTTAATATCGAAGGCTACGAAGACTTTATTCAAACAGATGCCGCAATAAACCAAGGAAATTCTGGTGGTGCATTAGTGAATCTCAATGGTGAGTTAATTGGAATTAACACTGCGATTCTAGGCGCATCAGGTGGCAACGTAGGCATCGGTTTCGCCATTCCATCCAACATGATGAAAAACTTAGTGGATCAGATCATTGAATATGGTCAAGTTCGCCGCGGTTCCTTAGGTCTTGCTGGCCGTACGCTCGATGCCGGTCTTGCTAAAGCACAAGGTATTGAAGTGAAGCAAGGTGCCTATGTCATGCAAGTCATGCCGGAAGGTGCGGCAAATGAAGCCGGGATCAAAGCCGGCGATGTAATCGTAAGTTTAAATGGTGATCCCATTGCGAGTTTCGAAGAATTACGAGGAAAAGTAGCAACGCATGGTGAAGGCAAAACGCTGAAAATGGGCATCCACCGTGATGGTAAGACAAAAGAAATCGACGTCACTTTGAAAGGCCAAAGCGAGAAGACGGCTGATGCACAACGAATTCACCCAGCGCTTCAAGGCGCAACTCTAGAAAGTGGTGAACGCGATGGTAACCAAGGCATTGTCGTTACCGCGGTCGAAGCTCGTTCAAATGCAGCCCGTGTTGGTTTGGAAGAAGGTGACGTTATCATGCAAGTCAACCGTCAACGCGTCACATCGGTGCGTGAAATGAGCAGCATTATTGATGATATCAAAGGCAACGTGGTACTTGGGATTAAACGTGGTAGAGATTCTGTCTTCTTATTAATTCAGTAA
- a CDS encoding BolA family protein, with product METTQVEALLREKLALSEVIVKANGNHYEVIAVGECFDGLSRVKKQQLVYGPLMQTIADGTIHAVSIKAYTPTEWQRERKFILPQ from the coding sequence ATGGAAACTACCCAAGTTGAAGCGTTGCTTCGTGAAAAACTGGCTTTGTCAGAAGTCATCGTAAAAGCGAATGGCAACCACTATGAAGTAATCGCAGTTGGTGAATGTTTTGACGGTTTAAGCCGAGTTAAAAAACAACAATTGGTTTATGGCCCACTAATGCAAACAATTGCTGATGGCACCATCCACGCGGTCAGTATCAAAGCGTATACGCCAACAGAGTGGCAAAGAGAACGTAAGTTTATCCTTCCTCAATAA
- a CDS encoding STAS domain-containing protein, which yields MNELQLKSMNEGHWQLVGEMTRNSLGNERLLNQLLQNVQTTLKLDLSEVSRVDTAGLAWLIHTLSELKKRDCRLELINKPDQLLNLMELGQVSNLFE from the coding sequence ATGAATGAGCTGCAGCTCAAATCAATGAATGAAGGCCATTGGCAGTTGGTTGGCGAGATGACTCGAAATAGCCTCGGGAATGAACGGCTTCTTAACCAACTGCTACAAAATGTCCAAACAACACTTAAATTAGACCTTTCTGAGGTGTCTAGGGTTGACACAGCGGGATTAGCTTGGTTAATTCACACATTGAGTGAATTAAAGAAGCGAGACTGTCGTCTCGAGCTAATCAATAAACCTGACCAGTTACTTAATTTGATGGAATTGGGTCAGGTTAGCAATCTATTTGAGTGA
- the murA gene encoding UDP-N-acetylglucosamine 1-carboxyvinyltransferase — translation MDQFVIQGGTTLAGEVTISGAKNAALPILFASLLANGKSTFLNVPQLRDISTTEALLRTLGAEVSWQGDALLVDGSTVNSVLAPYELVKQMRASVLALGPLLARFGQAQVSLPGGCAIGARPVDLHIQGLARMGADIRVENGYIHAKSAGRLKGAEIFMDMVSVGATENLLMAAALADGRTVLENAAQEPEVVDLANCLIAMGAKISGAGTKCITIDGVESLSGCEHRILPDRIETGTFLVAAAMSGGEVLCRETDYHSLEPVIEKLRAANAFIELTDSSIYLDMRGRELKAVNIKTMPHPGFPTDMQAQFTALNVVAKGSATITETIFENRFMHVPELQRMGANIRLEGNTAICGDTDRLTGAQVMATDLRASASLILTGIVAEGETVVDRIYHVDRGYQRIEDKLSRLGAKIKRRSA, via the coding sequence ATGGATCAGTTTGTTATCCAAGGTGGCACTACGTTAGCCGGAGAAGTAACAATCTCCGGCGCGAAAAACGCCGCCTTACCTATTTTATTCGCCTCATTGCTTGCCAACGGCAAGAGTACTTTTCTGAATGTACCTCAGCTTCGTGATATCTCAACCACAGAGGCATTATTACGTACACTGGGTGCAGAAGTTTCATGGCAAGGGGATGCACTATTAGTTGATGGTAGTACGGTCAATAGTGTCTTAGCACCTTACGAACTAGTAAAGCAAATGCGCGCATCTGTCCTTGCTCTTGGGCCATTGTTAGCTCGTTTTGGTCAAGCTCAAGTCTCTTTGCCAGGTGGCTGCGCAATTGGCGCGAGACCTGTCGACCTCCATATTCAAGGTCTGGCAAGAATGGGGGCTGACATTCGAGTTGAGAATGGCTATATCCATGCAAAGTCAGCGGGCAGATTAAAAGGCGCAGAAATCTTTATGGATATGGTCAGTGTCGGCGCTACTGAAAACTTGCTCATGGCGGCTGCTTTGGCGGATGGCCGTACCGTTTTAGAGAATGCAGCTCAAGAGCCTGAAGTTGTTGATTTGGCAAATTGCCTCATTGCAATGGGTGCGAAAATCTCAGGAGCTGGTACGAAATGCATCACTATTGATGGCGTAGAGTCGCTCTCGGGTTGCGAACACCGTATCTTGCCTGATCGTATTGAAACTGGGACTTTCCTCGTTGCTGCGGCGATGAGCGGTGGTGAAGTATTGTGCCGTGAAACGGATTACCACAGCCTAGAGCCGGTAATTGAGAAACTTAGAGCGGCAAATGCGTTTATTGAATTAACTGACTCGTCAATTTATCTTGATATGCGCGGTCGCGAATTGAAAGCGGTTAATATTAAGACCATGCCGCATCCTGGTTTCCCAACAGATATGCAGGCACAATTTACGGCGTTAAATGTGGTAGCAAAGGGCAGTGCGACGATCACTGAAACGATTTTTGAGAATCGTTTTATGCACGTTCCCGAGCTGCAGCGTATGGGGGCTAATATTCGACTTGAAGGCAATACGGCGATTTGTGGTGATACTGATCGCCTGACTGGTGCGCAAGTGATGGCCACTGATTTGCGTGCGTCAGCAAGTCTGATTTTGACGGGGATTGTCGCTGAGGGTGAAACGGTAGTTGACCGCATATATCATGTAGACCGAGGCTATCAGCGCATTGAAGATAAGCTTAGCCGCTTGGGGGCGAAGATTAAACGACGTTCTGCATAG